DNA sequence from the Cucurbita pepo subsp. pepo cultivar mu-cu-16 chromosome LG06, ASM280686v2, whole genome shotgun sequence genome:
GAATTAATATCCTTAATCAAAGTTCCCAACAATGGAACCCTCAAGCATTTTGAGCTATACTCCTTATAGATAAACCCTAAACACTTGCAATCTCTATCACATTTGGCTCTGCAATCCCCAACCTTAATCGGCCCTTCACCGTCCTCCTTGTACGGGTTCAAAAAATGCTCCACCCCCACGATCTTATAGTACCCAAATTTCCCTTTTCCGCCGCTGCACGGCGGCGTCTTCGGCGGCGCACATCTCTCGCTCCACCCCAAAAGCCCTTTTGGGCTCGGACACGCCACACACATTCCCCTGTTGCAGTAGCCGTAAGCCCCACATTTGCTCGGCAGAGCACATTCCCTTATGAAATAGCTCGAAAAAAACGCAAAGCTCTCTTCCCATTTCAAGTAACTCACTTTATCGTAGTACGTGAATGCCTTCAAGTTCCCGTCGTGGCTAAGCCGGAGAAACGAGTACGTTGCATTATAGTTCAATTTGTTCAAATTCAACGCTCCGCCGCTTCTAATTGGCCGGACTTGTAACAATCGCCGCCGTGGGGTGTCCTGATTTACTAAAAGAAGAAGCTCGTACGCGGTGGCGTTGTCATTCTCTGGTTCGGCGGCGAATGTTACTCTGCTTCCATGATCCGTCCCCGGCCAACCGCCGTAGGTTAAAAGCTGACCGTCGTGGGAAAGAAACATCGTGAGCCCTGTTCGATCTAAAACAAGGCTGTAAGGGCCATCAGAGCCGTCGATTTCGGATTTCCggctaattaatttattccgGCTGCCGATTCGAATCGATTGACCGACTAACAGAGTATCAGTAGGGTAATCAAAGCTCTGCCAGATGAATTTCCCGTTCTTGTCGTGGAGGATTAAGTTTCCATTAGGGAGCATTTTGATTCCGGTGACTCCTCTGTTTTTGGTGTTGGTTTGCCAGACGACACGGCCGTCGACGTCGGCGAGGACGAAGTTTCCGTCGCGGCCAAAGGTGAGGGTGGCGTTTTCACGAACTGGGTCGTTGCGATTGGCGTCCCAAACCCATCGCATTAAACTCTCGTCGTTGGGGATTCCAGCTCTAATGGCGAAAATGAAGGAATCAGGGGTGGTGTTGTAAAAACAGAGGCGGAAGGGGAATGTGTAGAAGGTGTACACGTCGTTTCGAATTACGCGGTAGCTGGCGTCGTATTCAATGATTCGGTCGCCGAATTCGCCTTGGTTTACGAAATGGAAGGTGGCATTTGCAGGAACTTGAGCTTCTGTGGCTATGGCGGCGAGAAGAACAGTGAAGAGCAGGAAACAGAgagggggaagaagaagatgaaaacgTGTCGCCATTTGGGATCGAACCCGTGCTCTTGTTTTTGAATAATGTAAGCACAACAACGTGCGTTATTTATGGTGATGAACAAATATCTTGTCGCGATGTAGATTTTTTTCTGACAGTGGCAGGCTAGTGCTGTCAGCTGGCATCTTATCCATTTAGCCCATCATGGTTGACCAGTACTGTCTTAGTCAACGAGGATTTTTAAATCTCTTTTATTACCCTCAACAATATCAGCCGGCATCTTATCCATTTAGCCTAtcatgatcatgaatttataattaaagagtACTCTCTCCGTTCGGACGAGGCTTTTGTGAAGTCcaagccataagagcttatgtttaaagtggataatatcgtactattatggagagtcgtgttcatctaacatatttaattttatttcgtatttaaattGTCTTCAAAAGGTTggattttgtttctaaaaataaaaaaaattaatattttcttattcgatggttaattagggttttatttgttattaggATAATAAATACGCATTAATATagaatttttagttaaattaatctaatttttgACCTCTAAAGTATGCATTTAATTATTCGGAGctaattttgatgaaatattgattaaaaatataagtcGAGCATgaaattgattaataaaaactaatttaatttaaataatataaaatagaaaacgACAAAATTCGGCCTTgttctttgaaatttcatgGGCCTGAAATAGGAGTCAGGCCCACAATAACAGACGGTTCTCGACAAAATTTGGGCTTGTTCTTAGAAATTTCATGGGCCTGAAATAGGAGTCAGGCCCACGATTGCAGACTGTTCCCTAAAGCGGACCGACATTTTTCCATATTTGCCCTAATGTACAAATTAAGATTTTgacttatttgtaaaaaaaaaaagtgaaatttaaTCGATAACGAAAGTTTAGGACTCGAGTACGATCAGATACCGTCATTGTCTCAGCCATAACAACATGTGAGCTTACAAAACACGTATgataaggagagattttcacactcttataaataatgtttcgttcacaCGGGATTCCACGTGCCCCATGCTACTCAGGTCAGAGCGTAAGCTAGTGATGCTTTCGGCTACTGGACTCTCGCCATCTAGGGTGCAGCACTCCACCgcttcttctctccaatctcacaatctatcctCCTTTGAGGCATAGCGTACTCGTTTCCtactccaatcgatatgggatctcacaatccacccccatacGAGatcaacgtcctcgttggcataccgctcgtgtccacccccttcaagtcTCCAGCGTTTTCACCAGCACACCGCCCTGTATTTGGacatgataccatttgtaaccgtctaaATCCACTGCTCGCATATATTCtccttaaagttttaaaacacgtctactaaggaaaggttttcacactcttacaaAAAATTTGTCGTTGCCATCTCTAAACTTTCTCGATCCCAATATGGAAATTTCAACATGGGTATAGTTCAAACCTcgagaaaatcaatattcGTCTCGTGTATTACACCACGTGTCATCATTATTCCAAATTATAGTAAAAAgagtatttaaatattataaaactcAATTGACAACATGCAAcatgtaattttatattaaaaattagaaaagtatagaacatataataaaatatatattttagtgataagcaaatttgtatttttcttgtgataattgaattaataaacCCACCGTCCAAATAAATTGACTGCTCTATCACGCCTCTATAACTATAGCTTATAATATACATTATGATACGTATCATCAAaccaataatattaattttttagttacaataatgttattttttatatatatattaaagtcaattcaataatattattaaaaaaatcattcgcACAAAATAATTAGacttaatttaaactttaccCAATAAAATAATGAGTTAGGTATGCATTTAAATAACGTTTAACAtcgttttatttaattataagtcaatattttgaaaacttgatttaaaaaagagagaacgGAAAATTAGTCTTAGGATACATATGTTCCAGAGGGTGGGGCAGGGACAGGGATCATTGTCGTCCGTGTCACCTGTTTCATTCCTTATTCCCGTAaaattctcaatttattttcgTGAAAATTGGGACGGTGATTCTTTGCAAATAATTttatccatttattattttaaaacaataattgataaacaaatatatatatatatatatatatatatatatatgattttaatattatagttTCCCACggctaaaaaaatttaaatattataattagagtctcaaaattaactaattattttctttatttatatatatatatatatataattttaatattatacgCGTAGTTTTTCCAActattaaatcaatttaaatattataattagagtttcaaaattaattaattatttttttaataaaactaatacgaatatatatatattaaaaatataaaatatatttatattaatttaggcAGTAACGAACAATATAATCTTGTTCcgatcttatttatttaacaatgaaaaaatatatttttttatctcttattTTCCATCTAAACGAGAATCTCGGTGTGATTGGAATCTTCATTTCAGATTCGAATATTCTTTTAAGTGAGAAAATTTGGCAATacacttttctttattttttttataataattttcataaataatggGCTACCAAGTCAACATGTCGTACAAGCCACATGTCTTTTGTTTTCTCCAGCTGGAAGTTTGACTGGAAGTGAAATTGACAGTTTTACCCCCGCTTTTAATTCCATAGGACAAAACAAACCCATGACTTTTTGGCTCCATTCCATTTCTTCTAGAAGCCTTTAATCCTAAGTTAACGTTATTGTCCACGAAATTATGATAAGTTATATGTCGTGTAAATGCTTTTTATAAGCACTCTCTCTTATTTActtctaaataaaattcaactcccatttcatgctttttttttttttttttttttttttttttttttNATATTCCCAGTGTTGTTTTTCacgatattattattatttattaaccaataaaaaaaaaaatacagagacTAAATTTGAAAAGCCTCTTGTcccgataccatttgtaatggtctagatccaccgctagtagatattatcatttttcggtttttcctttcggacttccattcaaggctttaaaacgcgtttgctaggagaaggttttcatacccttataaaataGCGTTTTctataaacaaatttttttaaattaaattataataaaaagatgaagtatttaattttgtatggTTGTTATTGGTCAATAAAGTTTAATGAACTTTAAATAAAAGCATGTGGGGGcaaagaaataaaggaaagtAATGGATTAATTGAACATGGTCTACAAAATCTGATTCCAACTACTTTTTTCTCGATTtaccttttaaaaaagaaaccgACAAAAAAGATTGACTAATACCAAACTCGAGATGAAATATTCCAACTCGAATAAAGATATCAGGTAACGTTCTTGAATTTCGACTAAAATAGAGCTGCTACCATATGTTTGACGTAAGTgtcttaaaataaaacaacgacgatgcaaaataaaataacaaaaaaaaaaaatgatgccCTACACTAAGTTAAGATATACGGAATAAAATGTAACTACCTTAATGTAGGTTCTATGGTCTTTAAAGCACGACGTCGGCATCAACCGTACATGGATATCTTGCATTTACTGAAATGTAAGATTAACACAAGACTTGAATTTACGTCCCgttttagtaaataaatgagacataaattatattatcgAAATTATTAGTagaaattagttttatttattaatttatttattattattattttgacgtAGTAAAATAGGCGAAATTAGTGCCTCAATCATGTACCAtccatacttttttttttaattattcaagttgactttaatataattattatgacTTTTCTACCTAttttataaaacaataatgttattattttagtcttttaattttaaaatatttattttagttcttataattttttaatcgtCCCCTAATACTATAATCATAATGAAATAAACGAACAAAGGGtcactttattaaaaattatacaaattaaaataaaccttttaaaagtatatagaCTAAAATAAACGGAcagtatttaaatttattatttttttaaatataatttttaagaaattaatttaaattattatttattaaaaaggcAATAATTTTCgtaactaaatttattattatttattacccAATATTCAGAAGTGTCcttgaaaaggagaaaaaaggaaaagtttccaaatttattttattttcttaataaataaaaaaaattgatggaattCCTTAATTCAAATAAGAACATATAGCTTTCCATTTGATGCtgaaattagaataaataaatattatgaaattaagagAATTTCATTATTCTTGGACTCTTAACAGCATCTTCTCAAGCATATCCAATCCTAgcgaaaataaattaattattataattaaaaataaaatgtgggacatcataatccaccctctttcagggccagcgtccttCTGGCCCAttggagaaggtttccacgcccttataaaggatgttttgttctcctcgcTTGGCATCCACCCTCTTtcggggccaacgtccttCTGGCCCActggagaaggtttccacgcccttataaaggatgttttgttctcctcgcTTGGCATCCACCCTCTTTCGGAGCCATGGCCCACTagagaaggtttccacgcccttataaaggatgttttgttctccttgcTTGGCACACTaagggaggtttccacacccttataaagggcgttttgttctcctcgctaaccaatgtgggacatcacaatccaccccctttcgaggtCCAGCGCTCTTACTAACACAttgaggaaggtttccacgcccttatataaagggtgttttggtCTCCTCGCTTGGCACActgggaaaggtttccacacccttataaagggtgttttgttctcctcgctaaccaaggtgggacattacaatctacccctttcggggtccaatgttcttactggcacactggggaaagtttccacacccttataaaaggtgttttgttctcctcgcTTGGCACACtggggaaggtttccatacccttgtaaagggtgttttgttctcctcgttaaccaatgtgggacatcacaatccaccccatttcagggtccagcgtccttactagcacactgcctcgtgtctaccctccttTGGGGAACAGTAAGAAGGCTAGCACATTGTCCACTACCTCATGTCTACCCTCCTTTGGGGATAGtgagaaggctagcacatcgttcagtgtctgactctgataccatttgtaacgacccaagctcaccgctagcagatattgtcctctttggactttccctttcaggcttcccctcaaggtttaaaacacgtttactaaggaaaagtttccacaccatttataaatgatgttttgttctactcCTCAACCAACCTGAGACATcgcaaatataaaaaaaagcacaaatttaaaaggaaaatctaATTCTTAATTTAGCGTGGGACCCAAAAATTAAgagtataaaataataattttgttatggtagagtttattttgttctatactttaaatatttaaatttaatatttgtagctttttataaagattattataactatcaatttaaaatagtaTATATTAACATTCTAAATATacattcaataatatatatatatataataaattattattgaaataattaaaatttagatttaataacagtagtaaattaaattaaaagaattaaaagtagactaaaatgaatttaattaatttaatttttcctttttgtaattGGGTTCATCATTATTGGGCATCGAGTGCGAGGCTCATAGCTCTATATAATGATCTCGAACCACTGACTTCGGATCTCAGAATCCCACACACTCACTCCCCTCTCTTCCGATTTCATTTCGTCCTACTCTGCCTCCTCTCAATCGTCTCTGTTCTTCAGGTACGCCTTTCTCCACGCATCACATTCTGCCATTATACATTTCGGTTATTGCATTTCTGATTTCTGGCGAAATTTGTGTCTGTTTTGATGTAGAAACTTATGCGTTATTCGTATTTACTCATTTCTCGTACTGggtttttggtttggttttagAATTCGTGTTTGTTTAGGATCTATTTTTGTGTGGATCGTCCTTGAAATTGATGGATTCTTGTGGCTTTTCCCCCATTCCCTTCCCCTGTTTTCTGGATTTACCGGTGGATgatggttttttgtttttgggtgGTGATTTCAGAGGGGAATTTGGTGTGAAACATGCCGAACCGGAATGTCGAGAAGATGGCATCGATTGATGCGCAGCTTCGGCTTCTAGCACCAGCTAGAGTGAGTGATGATGATAAATTGGTGGAGTATGATGCGTTGTTGCTGGATCGGTTCCTTGATATTCTTCAGGATTTGCACGGGGAGGATCTGAAGGAAACTGTAAGTTAGAACTGGGAATTTGACTTTGATTTGTATGGAAGGATGGATGAACAATTGTTTTGATTCATTTCACTCTCATTGTGAATCTATCACTATGGAACTTTTGATATgaatagaaaagtaaaagaaaagaaatggatctttgtattaatataacaaatgATTGTCATGACTTAGAACTTTTACGTCATTTTGATCGCTGTTAGATTGATAGAGCTCCGTTGAAGATCAATGATTTCGAATGTCGTAATTTTGGTTTAGTATCGATGTTTTTACCAATTAaagcttcttttctttatgtttGATATTGACCTGAATCAAGCACATTAtcagaaaggaaaaaagaaacatgttTCGAATCGCTTGCTCATCGAGTACTCTTGTTTGAAATTGATTGTGATCAGCTGTTTGActttttatgttttgcataATAGGTGCAAGAGTGTTATGAACTTTCTGCTGAATATGAAGGGAAACACGATCCGAAGAAACTTGAGGAGCTCGGAAATGTGCTGACTAGTTTAGATCCAGGGGACTCTATTGTCATTGCCAAATCTTTTTCCCATATGCTTAATTTGGCTAACTTGGCCGAGGAGGTTCAGATTGCTTATCGTCGAAGGATCAAACTGAAGAAGGGAGTTTTTGCTGATGAGAACTCTGCAACCACTGAATCCGACATTGAAGAAACTCTGAAGAAGCTTGTGGGGAAACTGAATAAGTCCCCTCAAGAAGTTTTCGATGCCTTGAAGAACCAGACTATAGATTTGGTCTTAACTGCTCATCCGACTCAATCAGTTCGTAGATCTTTGCTTCAGAAGCATGCAAGGTTCACTTATGAGCTACTCCGGattgtttttatgtttatttttatagttgaCTTATGAGCTAGTCGGATTGTCAGTTCCAGCTAATTGGGAAATGCCAACTAACTCGTTCGTTCACTATGCAGGATACGGGACTGTTTAGTTCAGTTGTACGCCAAAGACATTACTCCCGATGACAAGCAAGAACTTGATGAGGCACTTCAGAGAGAGGTGAAAATTGCACTCCTATTATCGGTCGCTGctgttttgtattttcttccTCTAACCTGATAAAGAACGCTCGAGTGTCTGAATTTGCAAACTGctatctatttattatttattggaaATCATACTTGATAGATGCATGCCACtggaaataataattgatagaTGTATGCTGTAGACATTGTTGCAACGTGACTTGGTATAATGAACTGAACACGACACATTCGAAACTTTTTGATCTTAACGATCATGAATGTTTGCCTTTTCTATTGTAGATTCAAGCTGCATTTCGTACTGATGAAATCCGTAGAACTCCTCCTACCCCACAAGATGAAATGAGGGCAGGAATGAGCTACTTCCACGAGACAATTTGGAAGGGTGTTCCTAAATTTCTGCGCCGTGTTGATACTGCTTTAAAAAACATAGGGATCGATGAACGTGTTCCTTATAATGCACCACTAATTCAGTTTTCATCTTGGATGGGTGGTGACCGTGATGGTACGTTATCTTTTTCCGCACTGATGATACCTCTGGAAATTGTAGCTGCTTCTAAGTTATTAGCTTTTCGTTTGATCGGTCCACAGGTAATCCCAGGGTGACACCGGAGGTAACAAGGGACGTCTGTCTTCTTGCTAGAATGATGGCTGCTAATCTGTACTACTCACAGATTGAGGATCTCATGTTTGAGGTATTTACACCTTTTGCATTATGCAATAGGCAATGTAAGGGaccatactcatcatatttgTCTGCAGTTGTCTATGTGGCGTTGCAGTAGTGAGCTTCGTGAGCGTGCAGACGTGCTTCATAATTCATCAAGGAGAGATGCAAAACACTATATAGGTAATCAATCACGACGTCTGTTCTATAATAGAAGAAAACGAGTTTGTGAATGCATTTATTTTTGCTGCGAAATTTATCTCATAGAGGAGATCATAAGTTTGGTGGTAATGaatttagattcttttttgtttgtatagAATTTTGGAAGCAAGTTCCTGCCAATGAACCCTACCGAGTGATTCTTGGTGACGTAAGGGACAAGCTTTATCAGACGCGTGAGCGTTCTCGCCATTTGTTAGCTAATGGATATTCGGACATCCCAGAGGATGCAACTTTTACAAATGTTGAGCAGGTTACCTCTTCTTGGATCTTCGAAGtgcctttttttctttttggcacGATGATCGTTTCATTAAACGCAAATATTTGATACTCTTACCACTGAACTGCATAGGCAGATTACTTATAAAGTCACGAACATTTCCCAACTTTTGCAGTTCTTGGAACCTCTTGAACTATGCTACAGATCCCTCTGTGCTTGTGGTGACCGACCGATTGCTGATGGCACCCTTCTTGATTTTTTGAGGCAAGTGTCCACTTTTGGCTTGTCACTTGTAAGACTTGACATCAGGCAGGAGTCGGATCGTCACACTGACGTTTTGGAAGCCATTACTCAGCATTTGGATATTGGTTCCTACAAAGAATGGTCCGAGAAACAGCGACAAGAATGGCTTCTATCGGAACTTAGTGGCAAACGTCCTCTTTTTGGTCCTGATCTTCCTACAACTGAAGAAATATCTGATGTTTTGAACACGTTCCATGTCATAGCGGAACTTCCTTCTGATAACTTCGGTGCATATATCATTTCCATGGCCACTGCTCCGTCTGATGTTTTAGCAGTTGAGCTATTGCAGCGTGAGTGCCATGTTACGCAACCGTTGAGAGTTGTTCCCCTGTTCGAGAAGCTTGCAGATTTGGAGGCTGCACCAGCAGCCCTTGCTCGCCTCTTCTCGATAGATTGGTACAAAGACCGGATTAACGGAAAGCAAGAAGTCATGATTGGCTACTCGGATTCTGGTAAAGATGCTGGACGGTTCTCTGCAGCCTGGCAGTTGTACAAGGCTCAAGAGGAGCTTATAAGGGTTGCAAAGCAATATGGTGTGAAGCTAACTATGTTTCACGGTCGGGGTGGCACCGTTGGAAGAGGAGGTGGACCTACTCATCTTGCTATTTTGTCCCAACCACCCGAGACAATTCATGGTTCGCTCCGTGTAACGGTACAGGGGGAAGTTATTGAGCAGTCCTTTGGAGAGGAGCACTTGTGTTTTCGAACACTCCAACGTTTCACTGCTGCAACGCTTGAGCACGGAATGCACCCTCCAGTTTCACCAAAACCTGAATGGCGTACACTGATGGACGAAATGGCTGTTGTTGCAACAGAAGAATACCGTTCAATCGTCTTCCAAGAGCCACGATTTGTCGAATATTTCCGCCTTGTAGGATTTCTTCTGCTGACTCTTGTCATTTCATTCTTGAAATCTACATCGACTTTgagatgtttttaacttaatatTTTGTACTCATGATTTTAGGCAACACCTGAGCTCGAGTATGGTAGGATGAATATTGGAAGCCGTCCATCCAAACGAAAGCCAAGCGGCGGTATCGAGTCACTTCGTGCAATCCCATGGATCTTTGCATGGACACAGACGCGATTTCATCTTCCAGTTTGGTTAGGCTTTGGAGCAGCATTCAAGCATATTATTCAGAAAGATGTTAAGAACCTTCAAATGTTGCAGGAGATGTACAACGAATGGCCCTTCTTTAGGGTCACCATTGATTTGGTCGAAATGGTGTTCGCTAAAGGAGACCCTGGCATCGCAGCGTTGTACGACAAGCTCCTAGTTTCGGAGGACCTCTGGCCATTTGGACAGCGCTTGAGAGCCAACTATGAAGAAACAAAGAGCCTTCTACTGCAGGTAAAATTTGGCCATTTTCCGTTCAATCACACAAGGTCTTCTTCGTTCAATCATAGTTTAATCCTTGTACTTTATAGATTGCTGGACACAAAGATCTTCTTGAAGGGGATCCTTACTTGAAGCAAAGACTTCGTCTCCGTGATTCATACATCACGACTCTGAACGCTTGCCAAGCATACACACTGAAACGAATCCGTGATCCGAACTACCACGTGACAGTGCGTCCACACATTTCAAGGGAAATAATGGAAGCAAGCAAACCAGCAGACGAACTGGTGAAGCTAAACCCGAAGAGCGAGTACGCACCTGGGCTAGAGGACACTCTGATCTTGACCATGAAGGGTATTGCTGCTGGAATGCAGAACACTGGTTAAGCTAAACAGGAGGAGAGCAGCATGAAGGGTATGCTGCTGCTCATaagttgtttgtttttgctgGTTTCGTGCAAGATATAAGTGTTGgcatgaaagaaaaaggctGATAATTATGCAATCAGAAGTGGATGTTGTTTAAGTTAATCCAGCTTTTGGTGAGGAGTTGTTGAGTGACTGTGACCGAGTGCTTTGCTGCTGCATGATCAACACTACTGTGGCCCAAATAGTAGAGTGGCACAGTGGATTATGTTGTTGCCTTGCAATGCGTTTGAAGTTTAAATAATTGCATTAATGCTGAAACAGTCCTTTTGTGATCCTTTTTTCTTATCACTTCTCTTCACTCAACATCTGATCTTGTTATTTATCTTCTTCCATTGCCATTTCATCCCATTCTACTTCCTCCATTTGTCTTTTAAGAAGGAAAACCAACCTTCTCGAGTCGAGTCATGTTTGTGAGAAATGTTTTAGAGATTCTTGAGAAGAGATGAACCCGAGGTGGTCCACCACGGACCGCCTGGATCCCACGAGTGAATAGAAAGTTGAATCTACATTGGATCTCACCTGAATTGACCCATCTATCCTCCC
Encoded proteins:
- the LOC111796705 gene encoding EP1-like glycoprotein 2 — encoded protein: MATRFHLLLPPLCFLLFTVLLAAIATEAQVPANATFHFVNQGEFGDRIIEYDASYRVIRNDVYTFYTFPFRLCFYNTTPDSFIFAIRAGIPNDESLMRWVWDANRNDPVRENATLTFGRDGNFVLADVDGRVVWQTNTKNRGVTGIKMLPNGNLILHDKNGKFIWQSFDYPTDTLLVGQSIRIGSRNKLISRKSEIDGSDGPYSLVLDRTGLTMFLSHDGQLLTYGGWPGTDHGSRVTFAAEPENDNATAYELLLLVNQDTPRRRLLQVRPIRSGGALNLNKLNYNATYSFLRLSHDGNLKAFTYYDKVSYLKWEESFAFFSSYFIRECALPSKCGAYGYCNRGMCVACPSPKGLLGWSERCAPPKTPPCSGGKGKFGYYKIVGVEHFLNPYKEDGEGPIKVGDCRAKCDRDCKCLGFIYKEYSSKCLRVPLLGTLIKDINSSSVGYIKYSI
- the LOC111796737 gene encoding phosphoenolpyruvate carboxylase, whose product is MPNRNVEKMASIDAQLRLLAPARVSDDDKLVEYDALLLDRFLDILQDLHGEDLKETVQECYELSAEYEGKHDPKKLEELGNVLTSLDPGDSIVIAKSFSHMLNLANLAEEVQIAYRRRIKLKKGVFADENSATTESDIEETLKKLVGKLNKSPQEVFDALKNQTIDLVLTAHPTQSVRRSLLQKHARIRDCLVQLYAKDITPDDKQELDEALQREIQAAFRTDEIRRTPPTPQDEMRAGMSYFHETIWKGVPKFLRRVDTALKNIGIDERVPYNAPLIQFSSWMGGDRDGNPRVTPEVTRDVCLLARMMAANLYYSQIEDLMFELSMWRCSSELRERADVLHNSSRRDAKHYIEFWKQVPANEPYRVILGDVRDKLYQTRERSRHLLANGYSDIPEDATFTNVEQFLEPLELCYRSLCACGDRPIADGTLLDFLRQVSTFGLSLVRLDIRQESDRHTDVLEAITQHLDIGSYKEWSEKQRQEWLLSELSGKRPLFGPDLPTTEEISDVLNTFHVIAELPSDNFGAYIISMATAPSDVLAVELLQRECHVTQPLRVVPLFEKLADLEAAPAALARLFSIDWYKDRINGKQEVMIGYSDSGKDAGRFSAAWQLYKAQEELIRVAKQYGVKLTMFHGRGGTVGRGGGPTHLAILSQPPETIHGSLRVTVQGEVIEQSFGEEHLCFRTLQRFTAATLEHGMHPPVSPKPEWRTLMDEMAVVATEEYRSIVFQEPRFVEYFRLATPELEYGRMNIGSRPSKRKPSGGIESLRAIPWIFAWTQTRFHLPVWLGFGAAFKHIIQKDVKNLQMLQEMYNEWPFFRVTIDLVEMVFAKGDPGIAALYDKLLVSEDLWPFGQRLRANYEETKSLLLQIAGHKDLLEGDPYLKQRLRLRDSYITTLNACQAYTLKRIRDPNYHVTVRPHISREIMEASKPADELVKLNPKSEYAPGLEDTLILTMKGIAAGMQNTG